A single Trypanosoma brucei gambiense DAL972 chromosome 9, complete sequence DNA region contains:
- a CDS encoding glutamate dehydrogenase, putative: MMRRASYCAGHVFTSLTVVGSRRFFQGERCEAEIVKLTKERGIFSDASVEASVHQLMSRLSDSPYVRHYTDAEVSAHAHGFLCAKARSALGEPFEHFHESDDSAFYICRKDQASQLRAVRQLTKFVSRERETKQSVSVRCYTAGDSDIAVFTAKIRPFVNPNPEKGETDIGQLASSAFLEERSPEMQERYQDLINRFHESVVPVHTVREVDGEVCFSMIMAADRSYYIATLQTVIQEIPGAVVTRCFSETFSNDTHVYTYFVRGATSQQLSDRASLVPFLPTRPRSLITRLHEDMVFNTEQTVYTDAAVIFAFYFTPQPTSEDYRHLRSLVSKEPNGLSRLNNLRTTLSLEMMSERYILTLISTYPEFMKEIYEDFQVGTTHERRCAIREKITTRFREDQRSEHDLGIFNAFLQFNEVVLKHNFFKQHKVALCFRLDPSFLRSLGYPRVPHGVFLLAGAQWRGFHVRFTDIARGGVRMIISKDTMYRRNKRSVFQENYNLALTQLLKNKDIPEGGSKGTILVSSRYLNTFNQPLCERIFLQYADALLDVVIPGEEGIVDRLKTPEIIFLGPDEHTAGTFPSVGSLFSKKRGYSAWKSFTTGKDASLGGIPHDTYAMTTRSVRTMVRGVYEKLGLDEASQTKFQTGGPDGDLGSNEILLSKEKTLAVLDISASLFDPEGLNKEELKRLATARKQLRDFDKSKLSSKGFLVLTGDKNVTLPDGTHVSDGVSFRDEFHLTKYSAADVFVPCGGRPRSVTLANVGRFLNLSAADNDSLLAGGSIQLKTPKYKIIVEGANLFISQDARLAIERCGIVLIKDASANKGGVTSSSLEVYAGLALSDEEHAQHMCVKDPNNVPEFYKKYVLDIIDRIESNARREFEAIWREQQVQEGMPKTLIADSLSEKNVRVRASILSSDMCENKELVRYVLSKYTPKTLLEVVPLETLMERVPLEYQKAICAMWLASEYVYTTGISGNEFDFFTFMTKHMEQAKHIS; this comes from the coding sequence atgaTGCGCCGTGCTTCTTACTGCGCGGGCCATGTCTTCACTTCCCTCACCGTCGTTGGATCCCGTCGATTCTTTCAGGGTGAAAGATGTGAAGCGGAAATTGTAAAACTGACAAAGGAGCGCGGCATCTTCAGTGATGCCTCAGTCGAAGCTTCTGTGCACCAGTTGATGTCTCGACTCTCCGACAGCCCATATGTCCGTCATTACACGGACGCGGAAGTATCGGCGCATGCTCACGGGTTTCTTTGTGCAAAGGCAAGGAGTGCACTGGGTGAGCCGTTTGAGCATTTTCACGAAAGTGACGATTCGGCCTTCTACATTTGCCGAAAGGACCAGGCAAGTCAGCTGCGAGCCGTGCGGCAGTTGACCAAGTTTGTCAGCCGCGAAAGGGAAACCAAACAATCTGTCTCTGTGCGTTGTTACACTGCCGGTGACAGTGACATTGCCGTCTTCACCGCCAAAATACGTCCTTTTGTGAACCCCAATCCGGAAAAGGGTGAAACGGACATCGGACAACTTGCGAGTTCCGCTTTTTTGGAGGAGCGTTCACCAGAGATGCAGGAGCGATATCAGGACCTCATCAACCGCTTCCACGAATCAGTTGTTCCAGTTCACACTGTGCGCGAAGTGGATGGCgaagtttgtttttccatgaTCATGGCCGCAGACCGCTCCTACTACATCGCGACGTTGCAGACAGTCATACAGGAGATCCCCGGCGCTGTCGTCACACGCTGTTTCTCGGAGACTTTTTCCAATGACACTCATGTTTACACGTATTTTGTTCGAGGTGCTACAAGTCAGCAGCTTAGCGATCGCGCCTCTCTAGTGCCCTTCCTTCCCACCCGCCCGCGCAGTTTGATTACGCGCCTTCACGAGGATATGGTGTTCAACACGGAGCAAACAGTGTACACGGATGCTGCAGTCATTTTCGCCTTCTACTTTACCCCGCAGCCGACATCCGAAGATTATCGTCATCTACGCAGTTTGGTGTCGAAGGAACCCAACGGATTGAGTCGTCTCAACAATCTTCGCACAACACTCAGTCTCGAGATGATGTCGGAGCGGTATATCCTCACACTCATCTCCACTTACCCCGAGTTCATGAAGGAGATATATGAGGATTTTCAAGTTGGCACCACACACGAGCGACGCTGTGCAATCCGGGAAAAAATCACCACCCGCTTCAGGGAGGATCAGCGCTCCGAGCACGACTTGGGCATCTTCAATGCATTTCTGCAGTTCAACGAGGTGGTTTTAAAGCACAATTTCTTTAAACAGCATAAGGTGGCGCTCTGTTTCCGCCTCgacccttcttttcttcgttcatTGGGGTACCCACGAGTACCACAtggtgtttttcttctcgctGGCGCGCAGTGGCGTGGATTCCATGTGCGCTTTACCGACATCGCCCGCGGCGGTGTGCGCATGATTATTTCGAAGGACACCATGTACCGCCGAAACAAGCGCTCTGTTTTCCAGGAGAACTACAACCTTGCCCTCACCCAGTTGCTGAAGAATAAGGACATACCGGAGGGTGGCAGCAAGGGAACCATTCTTGTCTCATCTCGCTACCTGAATACATTCAACCAGCCTCTTTGTGAGAGGATTTTCTTGCAGTATGCTGATGCACTATTGGATGTTGTCATTCCAGGAGAGGAAGGTATCGTCGATCGACTGAAGACACCAGAGATCATTTTCCTTGGGCCTGATGAGCACACGGCAGGCACTTTCCCGTCCGTTGGCTCTCTGTTCAGCAAGAAGCGCGGGTACAGTGCGTGGAAATCCTTTACAACTGGTAAGGATGCTTCACTGGGAGGTATTCCTCACGATACTTATGCCATGACAACTCGTTCAGTCCGTACGATGGTTCGTGGGGTGTATGAGAAACTTGGACTCGATGAAGCAAGTCAGACAAAGTTTCAGACAGGTGGCCCGGACGGTGACCTTGGCTCCAATGAGATTCTGCTGAGCAAGGAAAAGACACTGGCGGTATTGGATATTTCAGCCTCACTTTTTGATCCAGAGGGACTCAACAAGGAGGAGCTGAAGCGCCTCGCGACTGCGCGAAAACAACTGCGGGACTTTGATAAGTCCAAATTGTCATCGAAAGGTTTCCTTGTACTGACAGGGGATAAGAATGTGACGCTCCCAGATGGTACACACGTCAGCGATGGCGTCTCATTCCGTGATGAGTTCCATCTTACGAAGTACAGTGCCGCCGATGTGTTTGTGCCATGCGGTGGGCGTCCCCGCAGCGTTACGCTTGCAAATGTTGGTCGATTCCTCAACTTAAGCGCCGCTGACAACGACTCTCTACTTGCTGGGGGCAGCATTCAGCTGAAAACCCCGAAATACAAGATAATTGTGGAGGGTGCCAACCTTTTTATATCGCAGGATGCGCGTCTTGCTATCGAGCGCTGCGGTATTGTTTTGATTAAGGATGCATCTGCAAATAAGGGTGGTGTCacttcctcatcacttgaGGTGTATGCGGGGCTGGCGCTTTCCGACGAGGAGCACGCGCAGCACATGTGCGTCAAGGATCCCAACAATGTGCCGGAGTTCTACAAGAAGTATGTGCTAGACATTATTGACCGCATTGAAAGTAACGCCCGCCGTGAGTTTGAGGCCATCTGGCGTGAACAACAGGTACAAGAAGGGATGCCCAAGACTCTCATTGCCGACTCACTAAGCGAGAAAAATGTAAGAGTGCGTGCTAGTATTCTTTCGAGTGACATGTGTGAGAACAAAGAACTCGTTCGCTACGTTCTCAGCAAGTACACCCCCAAAACTCTACTTGAAGTGGTCCCACTCGAAACACTAATGGAGCGCGTGCCCCTCGAGTACCAAAAGGCCATTTGTGCAATGTGGCTTGCATCGGAGTATGTGTATACCACCGGCATCAGCGGTAATGAATTTGACTTCTTTACTTTCATGACAAAACACATGGAGCAGGCCAAGCACATCTCTTAA
- a CDS encoding succinate dehydrogenase, putative translates to MPAAPLPGEVAKFCSPLYMHKRILRAAAPKPPTVFTAKDNSKTAFHVVTQRPGFATTPYTVSRWYLKEKVHSSNRNRLEGLYECVLCASCTGSCPQYWWNRELFLGPAVLLQSYRWLIEPLDRDFDSRVKMFEHGPLVNFCHNIFNCSITCPKFLNPGMASKEIKRLSSPATLRVGPPLEDAKVASKY, encoded by the coding sequence atgccTGCTGCACCGCTTCCCGGCGAGGTTGCGAAGTTCTGCAGCCCCCTTTACATGCACAAGAGAATACTTAGAGCCGCCGCTCCTAAACCGCCGACAGTTTTCACCGCGAAAGACAACTCAAAAACGGCTTTTCATGTGGTAACGCAACGACCAGGATTTGCAACCACTCCTTACACTGTCAGTCGTTGGTATCTTAAAGAAAAGGTTCACAGCAGCAATAGGAACCGTTTGGAAGGATTGTACGAATGTGTACTTTGCGCCTCATGCACGGGAAGTTGCCCTCAGTATTGGTGGAATCGCGAACTTTTCCTCGGCCCTGCGGTGCTTCTTCAATCGTACCGGTGGCTGATTGAACCCCTCGACCGTGATTTTGACAGTCGGGTAAAGATGTTTGAACATGGCCCGCTTGTGAACTTTTGTCATAATATCTTCAACTGCAGCATCACGTGCCCAAAGTTTCTCAACCCGGGAATGGCTTCGAAGGAAATTAAGCGCCTTTCATCACCAGCAACGCTGCGTGTGGGGCCACCGCTGGAGGATGCAAAAGTCGCCTCCAAGTATTAA
- a CDS encoding farnesyl pyrophosphate synthetase, putative, with the protein MHRANIILRTAVTAANANAVLTGEGRPFSMVTREVKAMQNHISNLVANKENEVLDYAGKYVLSSGGKLLRPTLVAMMAHALVPPHMSQQFQASDIGSLDDIPSGTIRPFLRLGEVTELIHTAALVHDDVIDDSEMRRGKPALHCVHDVKRAVLAGDFLLARASLWIASLCVPRIVVLMTTALEDLTRGEMMQMEGCFDLERYEEKTYCKTGSLIANSLAATAVLADPSNSAHEVAAGEYGRRLGIAFQIVDDCLDITGDEKNLGKRTMVDMKAGIATLPTLLAARQDSKVDAAVRRRFKEPGDAEICVEAIERHGCVMEALQHADQHCRRGIAALRTLHESPARERLEAAMNLLLTREL; encoded by the coding sequence ATGCACCGTGCTAATATTATATTACGCACTGCGGTCACGGCCGCCAATGCCAATGCCGTATTGACAGGGGAAGGTCGGCCCTTCTCTATGGTGACACGGGAGGTTAAGGCCATGCAGAATCACATTTCCAACCTTGTCGCTAACAAGGAAAATGAAGTGCTGGATTACGCCGGTAAGTACGTGCTGTCGTCTGGGGGAAAGCTGCTGCGGCCCACATTAGTAGCAATGATGGCCCATGCACTCGTGCCGCCGCACATGAGTCAGCAGTTTCAGGCCAGTGATATTGGATCACTAGACGATATTCCTTCCGGCACGATCCGCCCCTTTTTGCGGCTTGGGGAGGTTACAGAACTCATACACACCGCTGCGTTGGTACACGATGATGTGATTGACGATAGTGAGATGCGCCGCGGGAAGCCTGCACTGCATTGCGTGCACGATGTCAAGCGTGCCGTGCTCGCGGGTGACTTCCTGCTAGCGCGGGCCTCACTGTGGATTGCTTCCCTATGTGTCCCTCGCATAGTGGTGTTGATGACCACAGCTTTAGAGGACTTAACGCGTGGGGAGATGATGCAAATGGAGGGCTGCTTTGATCTTGAAAGGTACGAAGAGAAGACGTACTGTAAGACGGGTTCGCTTATTGCTAATTCCCTAGCAGCCACGGCGGTGCTTGCGGATCCCTCGAACTCTGCCCATGAAGTCGCTGCTGGGGAGTATGGCAGGCGGTTAGGCATTGCATTTCAAATCGTGGACGACTGCCTCGACATCACAGGAGATGAAAAAAACCTTGGAAAACGGACAATGGTGGATATGAAGGCAGGAATCGCCACCTTACCCACTCTTCTCGCCGCGAGGCAGGACAGTAAAGTGGATGCCGCAGTGCGCCGCCGCTTTAAGGAGCCCGGCGACGCGGAGATTTGTGTGGAGGCTATCGAGCGTCACGGTTGTGTTATGGAGGCGTTACAGCACGCAGATCAGCACTGCCGACGGGGCATTGCGGCGCTACGCACTCTGCATGAGTCGCCTGCTCGTGAGCGGCTAGAAGCGGCGATGAATCTCCTCCTGACACGGGAATTGTGA